From Pelmatolapia mariae isolate MD_Pm_ZW linkage group LG1, Pm_UMD_F_2, whole genome shotgun sequence, one genomic window encodes:
- the stard5 gene encoding stAR-related lipid transfer protein 5, with product MDYEHKAKAVADCLMSYRKDESGWKVCKKSNDVIVSWRPSSEFPGNLYKGDGIVNGTPEKVWECLKPVPNGLRVKWDNNVKRFEVLEQITEDISICRTVTPSAAMGIIAPRDFVDVILIKQYEDGSISSNATNTIHPSCPPQSGYVRGFNHPCGCICVPVSGEPNKTQVLTFFQTDLGGYLPRSVVDSFFPSSMAEFYSNLAKSVKSLKDF from the exons ATGGATTATGAACATAAAGCGAAAGCAGTGGCCGACTGCTTGATGAGCTACAGGAAGGATGAGTCTGGATGGAAAGTCTGCAAGAAATCG AATGATGTCATTGTGTCGTGGCGACCCTCATCTGAGTTCCCGGGGAATCT TTATAAGGGTGACGGGATTGTCAACGGCACTCCTGAAAAAGTGTGGGAATGTCTTAAACCGGTACCCAATGGGCTCAGAGTCAAATGGGACAACAATGTCAAAAGGTTTGAGGTTCTGGAACAAATTACAGag GACATCTCGATCTGCCGAACAGTCACGCCCTCTGCAGCTATGGGCATCATAGCACCACGAGACTTtgtagatgttattttaattAAGCAATACGAAGATGGCAGCATTTCTTCAAATG CTACCAATACAATTCACCCGAGCTGCCCTCCCCAGTCTGGCTATGTGAGAGGATTCAACCATCCCTGTGGTTGCATCTGTGTCCCCGTCTCAGG AGAGCCCAACAAAACCCAGGTGCTGACTTTTTTCCAAACAGACCTAGGAGGCTACCTCCCTCGTTCTGTGGTTGACTCATTCTTCCCCTCCAGCATGGCTGAGTTCTACAGCAACCTGGCCAAGTCTGTTAAATCACTCAAGGACTTTTGA